Proteins from one Mucilaginibacter jinjuensis genomic window:
- a CDS encoding trimeric intracellular cation channel family protein has translation MTLDVSTIIEILGTISFTISGVFSAMQKRLDIMGVIIIGFVTAIGGGTVRDVLIGNTPVSWMRNIDIPLIILVTAICTIIFKHYIKTFKVTLFLFDALGLGLFTIIGVQKGLSAGLHPAICVALGTITGCFGGVIRDILLNTIPLIFHKEIYASACIIGGSLYLLMLHVIDPALAKLMAVAVVCGIRIVAVRFGLKLPVS, from the coding sequence ATGACCTTGGATGTAAGTACCATTATCGAAATACTGGGCACCATTAGCTTCACCATTTCGGGCGTGTTCTCGGCCATGCAGAAACGGCTGGATATCATGGGCGTTATTATTATCGGCTTTGTTACGGCCATTGGCGGCGGTACAGTTCGCGATGTGCTAATTGGCAACACACCAGTGAGCTGGATGCGTAATATCGATATCCCGCTTATTATCCTTGTCACAGCTATTTGTACCATTATCTTCAAACATTATATCAAAACGTTTAAAGTCACGCTTTTTTTGTTTGATGCCTTGGGGCTTGGCCTGTTCACCATTATTGGTGTTCAAAAAGGCTTGAGTGCTGGCTTACACCCGGCAATATGCGTTGCATTAGGTACTATAACCGGATGCTTCGGCGGCGTGATCAGGGATATTTTATTGAATACTATCCCACTCATATTTCACAAAGAGATTTATGCTTCAGCCTGTATTATCGGCGGTAGTTTGTACCTGCTGATGTTGCATGTAATTGATCCTGCCCTGGCCAAGTTGATGGCTGTTGCCGTGGTTTGCGGGATCAGGATTGTAGCGGTGAGGTTTGGGTTGAAGTTACCGGTTAGTTGA
- the fabG gene encoding 3-oxoacyl-[acyl-carrier-protein] reductase has translation MKLLEGKTALVTGASKGIGRMIAQKFAEHGANVAFTYLSSVEKGEALEKELQAYGTKVKGYRSDASKFDEAEKLISDIVAEFGTLNIVVNNAGITKDGLLMRMTEENWDDVMNVNLKSIFNVTKAASKIMMKNRAGVFINISSVVGVQGNAGQANYAASKAGIIGFSKSIAKELGSRNIRTNVVAPGFIRTEMTDVLDPKVVEGWTAGIPLKRGGESAEVADACVFLASDMATYITGQVLAVDGGML, from the coding sequence ATGAAACTGTTAGAAGGAAAAACCGCATTGGTTACCGGCGCTTCAAAAGGTATTGGCCGCATGATTGCTCAGAAATTTGCCGAGCATGGCGCCAATGTGGCATTCACCTACTTATCGTCTGTTGAAAAAGGCGAGGCTTTAGAAAAAGAACTACAAGCCTACGGTACCAAAGTAAAAGGTTACCGCTCTGATGCTTCGAAATTTGACGAAGCAGAGAAACTGATCTCTGATATTGTTGCCGAATTTGGCACCCTTAATATTGTTGTAAACAACGCCGGTATTACCAAAGACGGCCTGTTAATGCGCATGACCGAAGAGAACTGGGACGACGTGATGAACGTAAACCTGAAATCGATCTTCAACGTAACCAAAGCTGCTTCTAAAATTATGATGAAAAACCGTGCAGGCGTGTTCATCAACATCAGCTCTGTGGTTGGTGTGCAGGGTAACGCTGGTCAGGCCAATTATGCGGCTTCTAAGGCTGGTATCATCGGTTTCTCAAAATCTATCGCTAAAGAGCTTGGCTCACGTAATATCCGTACCAACGTGGTAGCTCCGGGCTTTATCCGCACTGAAATGACCGACGTTTTAGACCCTAAAGTGGTTGAAGGCTGGACAGCCGGCATCCCACTTAAACGTGGCGGCGAAAGTGCAGAAGTTGCAGATGCCTGCGTATTCCTTGCGTCAGACATGGCTACCTACATCACCGGCCAGGTATTGGCAGTTGATGGCGGGATGCTGTAA
- a CDS encoding toll/interleukin-1 receptor domain-containing protein has product MNLFISHSSRNANYGNALVELLIGIGISADDIIFSSNDAFGIPIGQNIFNWLRTKISEKPYVLYLLSPEYYKSVACLNEMGAAWIIESSHTMIFTPNFDLRSYDFQNGALDPREIGFYINNENKLLAFIESLKTSFSITNNSVLINQKVKQFISVIKPFFQIETSLSKNASEVNEKQVSIANIEMQPIIKKETITNRIISVSPNRSRFYSDLINDKLKDEELLLAKYIIDTDKFKLGTGWQESNEISNIKAWEDVHELSNVLSNSYNGTIRRLDMKKLTEVSAFTSFGNPKEISFVDEFKHELLDPSDELNEKLKEVIEKHKRNESLDF; this is encoded by the coding sequence ATGAACCTTTTTATCTCTCACTCATCAAGAAATGCAAATTATGGTAACGCTCTTGTGGAACTTCTGATAGGTATAGGAATAAGTGCAGATGATATTATATTCAGCAGCAATGATGCCTTCGGTATTCCTATTGGTCAGAATATATTTAATTGGTTACGGACTAAAATAAGCGAAAAGCCTTATGTATTATATTTACTATCACCAGAATATTATAAGAGTGTAGCCTGTTTAAACGAAATGGGAGCTGCCTGGATTATAGAGAGTAGTCACACTATGATATTCACGCCAAATTTTGATCTTAGGAGTTATGATTTCCAAAATGGGGCCCTTGATCCAAGAGAAATAGGTTTTTATATTAATAATGAAAACAAACTTCTTGCATTTATAGAGTCGCTCAAAACATCCTTTAGCATTACAAATAACTCTGTTTTAATAAATCAAAAGGTAAAGCAATTTATCTCAGTAATTAAGCCGTTTTTTCAAATTGAAACGTCTTTGAGTAAAAATGCTTCCGAGGTAAATGAAAAGCAGGTTTCAATTGCAAATATTGAAATGCAACCTATTATAAAAAAGGAAACAATTACAAATCGGATAATTAGTGTAAGTCCAAATAGGTCGCGATTTTATTCCGACTTGATTAACGATAAATTGAAAGATGAGGAACTGCTACTTGCAAAATACATAATTGATACAGATAAATTCAAATTAGGAACAGGTTGGCAGGAATCGAACGAAATTTCGAATATTAAGGCATGGGAAGACGTGCACGAACTAAGTAATGTATTGTCTAACAGTTATAACGGTACGATAAGAAGACTTGATATGAAGAAATTAACGGAAGTTTCGGCATTTACGAGCTTCGGAAATCCAAAGGAAATCTCTTTTGTGGATGAGTTTAAACATGAATTACTCGATCCATCTGATGAACTTAATGAAAAACTCAAGGAAGTAATAGAAAAACATAAAAGAAACGAATCGTTGGACTTTTGA
- a CDS encoding DUF1254 domain-containing protein encodes MKKLTFSLLSALVIMGMLPVACTQSNQQATNSTATIVSDSSGTAFKPANMKEQMIYSRAIEAANWGMSAVNFDLMVEATKKAGGNYNQITIWPGLLDWMNQTITPNPDVIYVMPFVNTEKVGPMVLEIPPADTGTVVGSIMDRWQMAMDDVGPAGLDKGKGGKYLILPPGYKEPIPAGYIPMYSDTYLSYSLLRVVLKSGDKKGIDNAVAYAKRIQLYPLSQANASSKTIWVDASGKEYNSLIPYDLDFYKSLNRAVQDDIWLTKDQAMIDPLKYIGIEKGKPFNPDARTKEILTYAIRDAKIWFKQRFDSLFDTPFYEGTNWAFPVTEEFGRGVKSNFADPNSYPTDMRGLLYTFIFFSAKHAGEGQWYLMAIKDKDNQILNGSDNYRLHVPANVPVRQYWSITVYDAAVHAFIRNFTRFNRSSQSPGLQKNADGSVDIYFGPKAPEGKEPNWIPTNPGGTFELMARFYGPDKTFFTKEWKLGNVEKVQ; translated from the coding sequence ATGAAAAAACTTACCTTCAGTTTATTATCGGCTCTCGTCATTATGGGGATGCTACCGGTTGCCTGCACACAAAGTAATCAGCAGGCAACAAATAGTACAGCTACTATCGTTTCAGATTCATCTGGCACGGCATTTAAACCGGCTAATATGAAAGAACAAATGATTTACAGCCGGGCTATTGAAGCTGCTAACTGGGGTATGTCGGCCGTAAATTTCGACCTCATGGTTGAGGCTACGAAGAAAGCCGGGGGCAATTATAACCAGATTACAATTTGGCCGGGATTGCTCGACTGGATGAACCAAACCATTACACCAAACCCCGATGTGATTTATGTGATGCCATTTGTAAATACCGAAAAAGTGGGCCCAATGGTTCTGGAAATACCACCTGCCGATACCGGTACCGTTGTGGGCAGTATTATGGACCGCTGGCAAATGGCGATGGATGATGTTGGCCCTGCAGGGCTGGATAAAGGCAAAGGCGGCAAATACCTGATCCTCCCTCCCGGATATAAAGAACCGATACCTGCGGGATACATCCCCATGTATTCGGATACTTATTTAAGTTATTCATTGCTTAGGGTGGTACTTAAAAGCGGCGATAAAAAGGGTATTGATAATGCTGTTGCTTATGCGAAGCGTATCCAGTTATATCCACTTTCGCAAGCTAATGCTTCGTCAAAAACAATCTGGGTTGACGCATCGGGCAAAGAGTATAATTCATTGATCCCCTACGATCTCGATTTCTATAAATCATTAAACCGTGCTGTACAAGATGATATCTGGCTCACAAAAGATCAAGCCATGATAGACCCGTTGAAATACATCGGCATTGAAAAAGGAAAGCCTTTTAACCCCGATGCGCGTACGAAGGAAATTCTTACCTACGCCATCCGGGATGCGAAAATATGGTTTAAACAGCGTTTTGATAGTCTGTTCGATACACCTTTTTATGAAGGAACTAACTGGGCATTCCCTGTTACGGAAGAATTTGGCCGTGGCGTTAAATCCAACTTCGCCGATCCGAACAGTTACCCAACTGATATGCGCGGGCTGCTATATACCTTTATTTTTTTCAGCGCAAAGCATGCGGGCGAAGGCCAGTGGTACCTGATGGCTATTAAGGACAAGGATAACCAGATTTTGAATGGCAGCGACAATTATCGCCTCCATGTACCTGCCAATGTTCCTGTTAGGCAATACTGGTCTATTACAGTGTACGATGCAGCAGTGCATGCCTTTATCCGCAACTTTACCCGCTTTAACCGCTCATCACAAAGCCCCGGTCTTCAAAAAAACGCAGATGGTTCGGTAGATATTTATTTCGGCCCCAAAGCACCTGAAGGTAAAGAACCCAACTGGATCCCAACCAATCCGGGTGGCACCTTTGAGCTGATGGCCCGTTTTTATGGACCCGATAAAACTTTCTTTACCAAAGAGTGGAAGTTGGGAAATGTGGAGAAAGTGCAGTAA
- a CDS encoding DUF1254 domain-containing protein, with product MKKLLILLIPVSLLAACGQKQSTDTKTTDSTTTITDSVQITKTVKNVLPGPVPNTVMTDEYVRHIGAIAYLWGWPMTNLHNRKALFEKLPEPGYVGGIVPAAPSNQICMLTDYVAPEERAVACPNQDVVYGFGLTDFTKDAVIIQVPDFGDRFWVYQMCDQRTDGYASLGKMYGSKPGFYLLTGPHWKGKVPDGIVKVFKCSTDLGVVAPRAFQSDDPADKAAIQPVIKQVLMYPLSQFDGKMKTKDWSKAPKFPADASATGETETKWVKPDVFFDELPAILKEVPLRPGEEALYGQIQAILTAAKKNPHIMAVMKQAAAEADKNMIDPLFQFVNVGYPVKYNWTTQRNGAQFGTDYLTRSACAKANIFVNKPVETKYFYQDLDSAGTRLSGNSKYTVTFAKGETPPVKGFWSLTLYNQHHFFSPNQLKRYSLGTKNKNLQYNADGSLTIYVQSTPPDASKLSNWLPAPKEIFSLYVRCYWPEESALNDSWTPPAVVKVK from the coding sequence ATGAAAAAATTACTGATTCTTCTTATTCCGGTTTCATTGCTTGCGGCATGTGGGCAAAAACAAAGCACCGACACTAAAACAACTGATAGTACAACTACCATTACGGACAGCGTGCAGATTACCAAAACTGTAAAAAACGTATTGCCTGGCCCGGTGCCTAATACCGTAATGACAGACGAATATGTTAGGCATATAGGCGCAATTGCTTATCTGTGGGGATGGCCAATGACCAATCTGCATAACCGAAAGGCACTTTTTGAAAAACTGCCGGAGCCTGGTTATGTGGGAGGCATTGTGCCCGCAGCGCCATCAAACCAGATCTGTATGTTAACAGACTATGTTGCGCCCGAAGAACGGGCAGTGGCTTGCCCAAACCAGGATGTAGTTTATGGTTTTGGCCTTACCGATTTTACAAAGGATGCAGTTATAATACAAGTGCCCGATTTTGGGGATAGATTTTGGGTTTATCAGATGTGTGACCAACGTACTGATGGTTATGCGTCGCTTGGCAAAATGTACGGGAGTAAGCCCGGATTTTATTTATTAACCGGGCCACACTGGAAAGGTAAAGTACCGGATGGTATTGTAAAAGTATTTAAATGCAGTACAGATTTAGGGGTTGTAGCCCCGCGCGCCTTTCAGAGTGATGATCCTGCTGATAAGGCTGCGATACAACCCGTAATTAAACAGGTGTTGATGTACCCTTTAAGCCAGTTTGATGGCAAAATGAAAACAAAAGACTGGAGCAAAGCCCCTAAATTTCCGGCAGACGCAAGTGCGACTGGCGAGACAGAAACTAAATGGGTAAAGCCGGACGTGTTTTTTGATGAACTGCCCGCTATATTGAAAGAAGTGCCACTAAGGCCTGGAGAAGAGGCGTTGTATGGACAAATACAAGCTATACTGACTGCAGCAAAGAAAAACCCACACATTATGGCTGTGATGAAACAAGCTGCGGCAGAGGCGGATAAAAACATGATCGACCCGTTGTTTCAATTTGTGAATGTGGGGTACCCGGTTAAATATAACTGGACTACCCAGCGAAATGGCGCACAATTTGGTACAGATTATTTAACAAGATCAGCCTGCGCCAAAGCAAATATATTTGTAAACAAACCCGTTGAAACCAAATATTTTTACCAGGATCTTGATTCTGCAGGTACAAGATTAAGCGGAAACAGCAAATACACGGTAACCTTTGCCAAGGGCGAAACCCCACCTGTTAAAGGTTTTTGGTCGCTTACCTTATACAATCAACACCACTTTTTTTCACCTAACCAGTTAAAGCGTTATTCGCTCGGCACAAAAAATAAAAACCTGCAATACAATGCCGATGGTTCGCTCACTATTTATGTGCAGAGCACACCACCCGATGCTTCTAAACTAAGCAACTGGCTGCCTGCGCCTAAAGAAATTTTCTCATTATATGTAAGATGTTACTGGCCAGAAGAAAGCGCCCTTAATGATAGCTGGACACCACCTGCGGTTGTAAAAGTGAAATAG